In Hyphomicrobium denitrificans ATCC 51888, the DNA window GCATCTGGTGCGTCGAGCCATAGAACAAATTTTTGTTCGACCAGAATATTTCCTGCGTCCCATTGCCGTGATGGACGTCGAAATCGACGACCGCGACGCGTTCGACTCCGTGCTTCGCACGCGCATAGTGCGCGGCGACTGCGATGTTGTTGAACAGACAAAATCCCATCGCGAGATTGCTCTCGGCGTGGTGCCCCGGGGGGCGCACCTGGCAAAAGGCGTTAGCGGCCGCACCGCTGACGACGTGGTCGACGGCATCGAGCCCGGCGCCGACGGCACGGCGTGCCGCTTCCCAACTGCCGGGCGACACGACCGTGTCGCCATCGATGTGGTGCTGGCCTTCTTTGACGGTTTCGGCGAACCGCTTGAGCCCCTGCACGTAGTCCTGCCGGTGCGCCAGGGCGACGAAGTCCAGATCATCGTCCCGCAACGGCGCTAGCCTGCGATCCAATTTTGCAAAGCTGGCGTCACTCAAAAACTTGTCAATCGCACGCATTCTGTCGGGGCGTTCGGGATGCCCCTCGCCGGTATCATGGTTGAGAAAGGCCGGATGCGTGATGAGAATCGTCGTCATGAAGCCTGCCGTTTCTTGATAGTCTTTTCGCCGTGCAATCAGCTGAGATTCGAGTACGGCGCCACCGTCACGCCGGGTGGCGGTCTGCTGTCGGCCGGAACGAAAAAGTCTGGCACCAATGGCACCGATGGGTCGACGCGATATTTCTCGAAATCGGTGACGCCGCCAACGGAATGAAGGAATGTATCGTCGATGAGAAAATTGCCGGTGAACGACTTCGCCGGTTGCAGAAAAACAAGATGAGCGGCGTCGGCGACGATCTCGGGAGAACGGCTCATGCGCATCATCTTATCGCCGCCGAGAATGTTGCGCACGGCGGCCGTCGCGATTGCAGTGCGCGGCCAGAGGGCGTTGACGGCGATACCGTCGCTTTTCAATTCATCGGCGAGGCCGAGCACGCAAAGGCTCATGCCGTACTTCGCGATCGAATAGGCGACGTGACCCGAGAACCACTGCGCCTTCATGTCGAGCGGCGGCGACAACGTCAGAATGTGCGGGTTTTTCGCCTTTCTGAGATGCGGCAGACATGCTTGCGAAACGAGAAACGTTCCGCGCGTGTTGACGCCGAACATCAGATCGAAACGCTTGATGTCCGTTTTGTCGATCGGCGTCAGGGAAATGGCGCTGGCGTTGTTAACGCAGATATCGATGCCGCCGAACGCTGAAACTGTCTGCTCGACGGCGCGCTGAACCTCGTCTTCGTGGCGAATATCGCAGGCGATCGCCAGCGCCTTGCCGCCGGAGTCCTCGATCTCTTTCGCAGCGGTATGGATCGTGCCTTCGAGCTTGGGGTTGGGATCGGATGTCTTCGCGACGATCGCGATGTTGGCGCCGTCACGCGCCGCGCGTTTCGCGATCGCCAGTCCGATGCCGCGACTCGCGCCCGTGACGAAGAGGGTTTTGCCCTTGAGCGACGCCATTCTTGTTCTCTCTTATTGAAGCGCGATCAAAGGGCATGCTAGCGCGCCGCAAGCTCGGGCGTAAGAGTGCGCTACACAGGTTTGCGGAAATTGGGGGATCGTTTTTCAAGAAACGCGGTAAATGCCTCAAGGGCTTCAGGCGAGGACAACCGCTCGCGGAAGGCTCTGACCTCTTTGTCCGTTTGCTGCAAAATTTCGACGGGGTTGCCGCGCATGAGGCTGCGCGTCACCGCCAGCGCTTCGGGCGGCATGCTTGCGAGCCGCTGCGCCGACGTCAAAGCCGTCTCTTCGAGCCGATCGAACGAAACGATTTTGTTGACGAACCCCGCCTGCACAGCCTGCTCGGCGGAAAGCGTTTCACCCAGCGCCAGCATTTCAAAGGCGCGCGCATAGCCCATGCGACGGGGCATGAGCACGCTCGATCCGGCTTCCGGAACGAGACCGAGACTTAGGAACGGGGTGGCGAATGTCGATGACGGCGTTGCATAAACGAGATCGCAGTGAAACAGCATGGTCGTTCCGACGCCGATCGCCACGCCGTCGACCGCTGCGATCAGCGGCTTGCGGATCATCGGCAGCAGATAAACGAAACGGCGCACGTTGGCGCCGAGATCGCCGGTGCCCTGCGCGGTTGCCAGAAAATCGCCGAGGTCGTTCCCAGCGGTAAAGACACCGGCCGAACCCGTGATCAGATGGACTGCAATCGCGGGATCGTTATCGCCTCTGTCGAAGGCGTCGCACAGGTCTCCATACATGGCACTGGTCAGCGCGTTCTTTTTTGCTGGCCGCGTCAGGCGCAAGACCTGGACGCCGTCGGAAGCTGAAATTTCGACGTCGCCCGTCATGCGAAAAGCGGCCCATGTGCATCGACGAGCACGGATTGGGCACCCCCTTGCACGGTTTCGGAAAGCCCTGCGGCTTCGGTCAGCAGATTTTCCGCGAAGAAGCGCGCGAGTGCGACGCGCGGCGAGGATGCATCCTCGGACAGCGCTCCCTTCGCGAGATAAGTGCCCCCTGCCGTCAGACTCATCAGGCGAAGATAGGGCGTCGCCGACGCCAGCGCCGCCTCGGGTTCGCTTTTCAACATCAGGCCCATCCACAGCGTTGCGGTTTGGACGCCGCTGAGCGCTTCGGTCAGCCGCTGGGCCATGCGCCCGAACTCGGGCCGGTTGGAGGCGCGGACTTTCGCGATGACGTC includes these proteins:
- a CDS encoding SDR family oxidoreductase; amino-acid sequence: MASLKGKTLFVTGASRGIGLAIAKRAARDGANIAIVAKTSDPNPKLEGTIHTAAKEIEDSGGKALAIACDIRHEDEVQRAVEQTVSAFGGIDICVNNASAISLTPIDKTDIKRFDLMFGVNTRGTFLVSQACLPHLRKAKNPHILTLSPPLDMKAQWFSGHVAYSIAKYGMSLCVLGLADELKSDGIAVNALWPRTAIATAAVRNILGGDKMMRMSRSPEIVADAAHLVFLQPAKSFTGNFLIDDTFLHSVGGVTDFEKYRVDPSVPLVPDFFVPADSRPPPGVTVAPYSNLS
- a CDS encoding histone deacetylase family protein codes for the protein MTTILITHPAFLNHDTGEGHPERPDRMRAIDKFLSDASFAKLDRRLAPLRDDDLDFVALAHRQDYVQGLKRFAETVKEGQHHIDGDTVVSPGSWEAARRAVGAGLDAVDHVVSGAAANAFCQVRPPGHHAESNLAMGFCLFNNIAVAAHYARAKHGVERVAVVDFDVHHGNGTQEIFWSNKNLFYGSTHQMPLFPGTGALQETGAGNIFNAPLRAGDGRYHFEEAFRDRILAPLHNFAPDLIMISAGFDAHQRDPLGGLELVEEDFRWATEAVAELARRHANGRLVSILEGGYDLRGLAQSVAVHVSALMQAGS
- a CDS encoding crotonase/enoyl-CoA hydratase family protein, which gives rise to MTGDVEISASDGVQVLRLTRPAKKNALTSAMYGDLCDAFDRGDNDPAIAVHLITGSAGVFTAGNDLGDFLATAQGTGDLGANVRRFVYLLPMIRKPLIAAVDGVAIGVGTTMLFHCDLVYATPSSTFATPFLSLGLVPEAGSSVLMPRRMGYARAFEMLALGETLSAEQAVQAGFVNKIVSFDRLEETALTSAQRLASMPPEALAVTRSLMRGNPVEILQQTDKEVRAFRERLSSPEALEAFTAFLEKRSPNFRKPV